In Bacillus solimangrovi, the DNA window TGATTCATGCTTATCTTCAAAAGCTTATTTTTGAACAAATAACATATAACCTTGGGGAGTTTAGTAGCTTTCTATTACGTAGATTAGATGATTTAGTTGAAGGGTTAATGAACGATCATTCAGCGCCCCTTCTAACGATAAAGGAAACAGATAACAGTATAGAGCTAAGCCTTTTTCCCCATTCTAAAAGAGAGGAAGCGAAAGCTGTTTTAAGGCGAATTGAGAATAAGCTAAATGAAATTGAATTAATTGAATCAAAAAAGGATGAAGTGTTACAGAGCATTAACGTGATGCAAGATGAACTAGAGAAAGAGGAACCGCAAAAAGTCGTTTTTCAAGGTATGCTCGTACATTTAAAATCCGTTAATCAATTAGAGAGTTATCGTAATGAAATAAGTAATTTATTTCATTTGCAACTTTTATAATTTTCATTCGTAGTAAGTAAAGTGAAATGATGAATAGTAAGGGGTTTCATAAGTTAGTACTGATAGTAAGTTCAATCAAGTAATTACAGATATGTGGTAAAAGTAAGATTTAAATATCAGCAGTGGAAAGAAGGGAGTAGTAGAGGGTGAAGAAATTATTTAGGCATTATAAAAGTAGTTTCATTCTTGCAGCATCGCTTACTTTATTATTAGCAGGATGTGGAGGGGAACAAGCTTCTACAACAGCTGAAGAACCTGTTAAAGAGACACCAGTGAAAGTAGCTTTGATTAAAAAGGGAGATCTACAAACTGAAAATGAAATTGTTGGACAAGTAAAAGCTGATTCACAAGTTGAAGTGTATTCGAAAGTAGCAGGAGAATTGCTAACTTTCAATGTGAATAAAGGAGATTGGGTTGAGAAAGGTCAAGTCATCGGTAAAGTAGATGATCAAGATCTAGTTCGACAACTTCAATTGCAACAAGTAGGTTTACAACAGGCGCAAACACAACTTGAAACAGCTCAAATTAATAAACGAAAAGCATCAAATGGATTAGAGAACGCAAAGTTAACGCTTGAACAAGCGGAATTAACTGTTGAGAAAGAAAAACCTTCAGATGAAACACAACCAGAACAAGAAGAGCCTTCAGATAAAACACAACCTGAAAAAAAAGATGAACAGCAAGAGAAATCGTATACACAATCTGAGATTGATTTAGAAACATTAAGCATTCAATTAGAGGATGCGAAGCGAAATCTAGAACGAATGAAAGAATTGTACAATGAGGGCGCTATAGCTCAGAAAGATTATGAACAAGCAGTTATAGCAGAGCAAAATGCTCGTCTAAATTATGAAAAAGGGAAGATTGGTCAAGAAAACAGCATGTCATCCTACGATCAAGCTTCAATCGCTGTTGAGAATGCGAAAGAAACTGTATCAGAGGCTGAAGTCGGTGCTAAACAAGCAAACATCGCTGTTGAACAAGCCCAAGTTCAATTATCTCAAGCAAAAGACCGAGTTAATGATGCAGTCATTCGTGCTACACAATCTGGAGAGATTGTTGCAATTGGTGCGAAAGTAGGAGATACCGTTACTTCGCAGGCGCCTGTTGTTACAATCGTTTCACTAGATCCAATTGTTATTCAAGCAACAATAAGTGCAGATCAATTACCACTGTTCAAAAAGGGTGAACAAGTTCGTATAGAGCTTCCTTCACTTAATGAGGAAGTTAATGGAAAGATTACTTATGTAGCTTCAGTTGCAAACGATGCAGGATTATATGAGGTAGAAACAGCAATTGAAAATCCTGATTCAGTTATTAAACCTGGAATGGTTGCCAAGTTCATTGTTGATGAAGTACGTGTAAAAGATACGTTGCTCGTTCCAACAGATGCAGTAATTGAAGATGGAGCAGCCAATATCGTTTATATCGTAGAGGAAGGTAAAGCAGTAGCTAAGGAAGTTGAAGTCGTAGAGGCGCAAACAGATTGGACAGCTATTCGTGGCGACTTAAACGAGAAAGAACAAATTGTTGTTAAAGGTCAAAATACCCTTTCAGACGGTAACCTTGTCAAGGTTATTAAGGAGGGTTAATTGTGAAACTAGTTAACGTTTCCGTAAAGCGTCCTGTTGGTGTCATTATGATTGTCCTATCGATCATCGCTCTAGGATTCATATCATTACGTGACTTAGCAGTAGATTTATACCCTGATGTTGATTTTCCGATTGCAGTAGTGGCAACAAGTTATCCTGGTGCTGCTCCAGAGGAAGTTGAGAAGTTATTAAGTAAACCAATTGAATCAGCTGTTTCAACAATTGAAGGAGTCGATACGATTCAATCAAGGTCACAGCCGAGCTCCTCATTGGTTGTTTTACAGTTTACATCTGGTACTGATTTAGATAATGCAATGATCGAAGTACGAGAAAAAGTTGACCAAGTTAAAGGTGCATTGCCGAGTGATGCAAACGATCCATCCGTGTTACGGTTTGATCCACAGCAAATTCCGGTTATGTACTTAGGTCTTACTGGTGATAAGTCAGAAGTGTTACAAAAGATTGCAGAAAACGATGTACAGCCATATTTGGAAAGAGCTGAGGGAGTAGCATCTGTTACAGTAGAAGGTGGTAAAACGCGTGAAATACAGGTTGAGGTGGACCAAGCCAAGCTTGCTCAATATGGTTTAACATCAGCACAAGTTGTTCAAGCATTAGGTTCAGAAAACGTTTCTTCTTCGGCAGGTGTTATTTCAAAGGGTAGTCAAGAATTACAAATTCGAATTGAAGGCGAGTTTGAGTCAGTAGATGACATTCGTAATACTCTTATCCCACTTCAAAGAGGTGGAGATATTAAAGTGCGAGATGTTGCAACAGTTTCGGATACCTTCCAAGACGTAAATACGATCTCGAAGGTGAACGGAGAAGATTCAGTTGTACTATCTGCGTTGAAACAGTCTGATGGAAATACGATTGAAGTTGCAGATGCTTTACTAAAAGCAATGGATAAGGTCAATAAAGAATTACCAGAGGGTGTTGAATTATCTGTTGTTTTTGATACATCAACGTTTATCCGAGATTCTATTAAATCTGTAACGAATAATATGTTCATCGGTGGTATGCTAGCGATTGGGGTACTTTTCCTATTTTTACGTAGTTTCCGTGCTACAGTTATTATTGGAATCTCCATTCCAATTGCGATTGTTTCAACTTTCATATTAATGTATTTCACTGGAGAAACAGTGAATATCTTGACGATGGGTGGATTAGCACTCGGTATCGGAATGATG includes these proteins:
- a CDS encoding efflux RND transporter periplasmic adaptor subunit produces the protein MKKLFRHYKSSFILAASLTLLLAGCGGEQASTTAEEPVKETPVKVALIKKGDLQTENEIVGQVKADSQVEVYSKVAGELLTFNVNKGDWVEKGQVIGKVDDQDLVRQLQLQQVGLQQAQTQLETAQINKRKASNGLENAKLTLEQAELTVEKEKPSDETQPEQEEPSDKTQPEKKDEQQEKSYTQSEIDLETLSIQLEDAKRNLERMKELYNEGAIAQKDYEQAVIAEQNARLNYEKGKIGQENSMSSYDQASIAVENAKETVSEAEVGAKQANIAVEQAQVQLSQAKDRVNDAVIRATQSGEIVAIGAKVGDTVTSQAPVVTIVSLDPIVIQATISADQLPLFKKGEQVRIELPSLNEEVNGKITYVASVANDAGLYEVETAIENPDSVIKPGMVAKFIVDEVRVKDTLLVPTDAVIEDGAANIVYIVEEGKAVAKEVEVVEAQTDWTAIRGDLNEKEQIVVKGQNTLSDGNLVKVIKEG